The following are encoded together in the Bradyrhizobium sp. CCGUVB1N3 genome:
- a CDS encoding ABC transporter substrate-binding protein: MPVIGFLHSASPGPHADLVRAFLQGLNEIGYVEGKNVAIEYRWAEGQNDRLPALAADLVRRQVTVIAAPARSAALAAKAATEAIPIVFELGDNPVELGLVNSLNRPSGNLTGVTSLNTEIGPKRLELLHELVPTASIIALLVNPTNPGLAETLSRDLQAAARPLGLQLHVLHASTDRDIDTIFATLVQRRAGGLVIGNDAFFVNQIGQLAALTVRHAVPTIFQTHEFAAAGGLISYGTNLRDLFRQVGVYTGRILKGERPADMPVQQATKVELIINLKTAKALGLTVPLSLLGRADEVIE, encoded by the coding sequence ATGCCGGTGATCGGTTTCCTCCACAGCGCATCGCCCGGTCCACACGCAGACCTTGTGCGTGCGTTCCTCCAAGGCCTGAACGAAATCGGCTATGTCGAGGGCAAGAACGTGGCGATCGAATACCGCTGGGCGGAGGGCCAAAACGACCGACTGCCGGCCTTGGCGGCTGATCTGGTTCGTCGTCAGGTGACCGTGATCGCCGCGCCCGCTAGATCTGCGGCGCTTGCGGCCAAGGCTGCGACCGAGGCGATTCCGATCGTGTTCGAGTTAGGGGACAATCCGGTCGAGCTTGGCTTGGTCAACAGCCTAAACCGACCGAGTGGCAACCTCACGGGCGTGACCTCATTGAATACAGAGATTGGGCCGAAGCGGCTGGAGCTGCTGCACGAGTTGGTGCCCACGGCGTCCATCATCGCCCTGCTCGTAAATCCGACCAATCCCGGCCTTGCCGAAACCTTATCGAGAGACCTGCAGGCAGCGGCCCGACCCCTTGGGTTGCAGCTTCATGTCCTTCATGCGAGCACCGATCGCGATATCGACACCATCTTCGCAACTCTCGTCCAACGGCGAGCAGGCGGGCTCGTGATCGGCAACGATGCATTCTTCGTTAACCAGATCGGACAACTCGCCGCGCTGACCGTCCGTCATGCGGTGCCCACGATCTTCCAGACTCACGAGTTCGCCGCGGCCGGCGGCTTGATCAGCTACGGTACCAATCTTAGGGACCTGTTCCGACAAGTCGGCGTCTACACCGGCCGGATTCTCAAGGGCGAGAGGCCGGCCGATATGCCGGTGCAGCAGGCCACGAAAGTCGAGCTGATCATCAACCTCAAGACTGCCAAGGCACTCGGCCTCACCGTCCCGCTCTCGCTGCTCGGCCGCGCCGACGAAGTGATCGAATGA
- a CDS encoding Isoquinoline 1-oxidoreductase subunit, producing MISDARFKTMAVIAALASSLCAGYAASETASHELASPESFANIADTEKRSAAIFTELGKVLTHPRCTNCHPAGDSPRQGDNPHLHQPPVTRGADGHGLESMRCHTCHQKANFEPGRVPGHPEWHLAPREMAWEGKTIGEICEQIRDPARNGGRKVEALIDHIGKDTLVGWAWKPGFGRSPVPGTQAQAGALVEAWVKTGAACPAP from the coding sequence ATGATCTCCGACGCGCGCTTCAAGACGATGGCCGTGATCGCGGCGCTCGCCAGCAGCCTTTGCGCAGGCTATGCGGCCTCCGAGACGGCCAGCCATGAGCTGGCCTCGCCCGAGAGCTTTGCCAACATTGCCGATACCGAGAAGCGCTCGGCCGCGATCTTCACCGAGCTCGGCAAGGTGCTGACGCATCCGCGCTGCACCAACTGCCATCCGGCCGGCGACAGCCCTCGGCAAGGCGACAATCCGCATCTCCATCAGCCGCCAGTCACGCGCGGCGCCGATGGTCATGGCCTGGAGTCGATGCGCTGCCATACCTGCCACCAGAAGGCGAATTTCGAGCCCGGCCGTGTCCCCGGTCATCCCGAATGGCATCTTGCCCCACGAGAAATGGCCTGGGAGGGCAAGACGATCGGCGAGATCTGCGAGCAGATCAGGGATCCCGCGCGCAATGGCGGCCGCAAGGTGGAGGCGCTGATCGACCACATCGGCAAGGACACGCTGGTCGGCTGGGCCTGGAAGCCGGGCTTCGGCCGCTCGCCGGTGCCCGGCACGCAGGCACAGGCCGGTGCGCTGGTCGAAGCCTGGGTCAAGACCGGCGCTGCATGCCCGGCGCCGTGA
- a CDS encoding (2Fe-2S)-binding protein codes for MTTLSLTINGQKHGPVEVRDDLSMNDFLREMLGMTGTKFGCGAAQCLSCAIIVDEPDGTSYTSPTCIAPAVNFDGKSIRTVEGHAKDGQLSALQKAFVDHFAFQCGYCTAGFLNEGQVLLERLARKPVDRDGLEQTIAEALDGHLCRCTGYIKYHEAVRDVILADSQRYLIATK; via the coding sequence GTGACGACACTTAGCCTCACCATCAACGGCCAGAAGCATGGTCCGGTCGAGGTGCGCGACGACCTCTCGATGAACGATTTCTTGCGTGAAATGCTCGGCATGACCGGCACGAAATTCGGCTGCGGCGCCGCGCAATGCCTGAGCTGTGCCATCATCGTCGACGAGCCCGACGGCACCAGCTACACCAGCCCGACCTGCATCGCTCCCGCCGTGAACTTTGACGGCAAGTCGATCCGCACCGTCGAGGGACATGCCAAGGACGGCCAGCTCTCCGCGCTGCAAAAAGCCTTCGTCGATCATTTCGCGTTTCAGTGCGGCTACTGTACGGCGGGCTTCCTCAACGAGGGACAGGTCCTGCTCGAGCGCCTGGCGCGCAAGCCGGTCGACCGCGACGGGCTGGAGCAGACGATCGCTGAGGCGCTCGACGGCCATCTCTGCCGCTGCACCGGCTATATCAAGTACCACGAGGCGGTGCGCGACGTGATCCTCGCCGATTCACAACGCTACCTCATCGCCACCAAGTGA
- a CDS encoding xanthine dehydrogenase family protein molybdopterin-binding subunit, translated as MRPSRREFVKWLSAGGISVSLSHLGLAKDAPFASHETLPGRGNFNPATRGTGRVDGVAKVTGAKLYASDFRANDLPGWPQATSHAILVRANDATHVYTGMDLKRLGGALKPSVIVTAADLDRIGTQVPDFYAGDLFCAVGKTPLYLGQPVALLIFEKFDAFDQARLVLRDGTFVKFGEETGPVIAPDYGSFRFTRVAGASPDKPDVYSPIQAGWVSPKKVQSAALPVWSPLAKEMPPDYAKAAKHGEQIRAELAAEGGSLLVLDREFETQSVDPMFLEPESGLAWYDNKASNLELVLGVQSPYEAAESIAHLLAKARAPYKPAHINAQFAHVGGGFGGRDHTPFILYVALAAICFPGKPVRLAHDRYQQFQGGIKRHPIKMRSRIGIDRASGTIKAFAADHVLDGGGLANFSANVAVVAATGAIGIYDIPKVDVTTVALHSRGVTAGSMRGYGTLQTMIALEVLIDEAASELKLDPIEFRRRNALKQNGRTMTGNPYIVSVRTPEILDKLEKHPIWQQRARFKQGASDRLVGTGVACVTKDYGSGADCSLGRVELTADGKIAIFCDHVEMGNGIGTALANRVASHLGTIADEVSVARVDSYDALGLVTSGDPYTMDQKTQDAAGRNPRWVPAISSATSASIGAHVGTHSSAEAARVIFRFGLWPAALELWRIPKTDARAKQWASAHWQNGQLVMPGLEPLALPALAATAHARGFVTGAVAHSFSRWAWSRARFPLFGEQYRADIDALAIRRGNGKFERINRTSVKFPPTDNNRIGTAYTSMCGTVVRVEIERATGVLRIAKAYSVFECGTALVPEVVMGQAHGGFAMGVGYALLETLPPFEGGPGNGEWNLGRYLVARGSDLPLRDLEIEMLKPLTPDEEPKGMAEVVMIPIVPALINAIHDATGHRFRALPVTPSLLKGVLA; from the coding sequence ATGCGGCCTTCGCGACGCGAGTTCGTGAAGTGGTTATCAGCGGGCGGCATCTCGGTCAGCCTCTCGCATCTCGGCCTGGCGAAGGACGCGCCCTTCGCCTCCCACGAGACACTTCCCGGACGCGGCAACTTCAATCCAGCCACGCGTGGTACCGGCCGCGTCGACGGCGTCGCCAAGGTGACGGGCGCAAAGCTCTACGCCTCCGATTTCCGCGCCAACGATCTGCCGGGCTGGCCACAGGCCACCTCGCACGCGATCCTGGTCCGCGCCAACGACGCCACGCATGTCTACACCGGCATGGACCTCAAGCGGCTTGGCGGCGCGCTCAAGCCTTCGGTCATCGTCACGGCCGCAGATCTCGACCGGATCGGAACGCAGGTGCCGGACTTCTATGCCGGCGATCTGTTCTGCGCGGTCGGCAAGACGCCGCTCTATCTGGGTCAACCGGTCGCACTTCTCATCTTCGAAAAGTTCGACGCCTTCGATCAGGCGCGCCTCGTGCTGCGCGACGGAACCTTCGTCAAATTCGGCGAGGAAACCGGGCCGGTCATCGCGCCCGACTACGGCTCCTTCCGCTTCACACGCGTGGCGGGTGCTTCGCCTGACAAGCCCGACGTCTATTCGCCGATCCAGGCAGGCTGGGTCTCGCCCAAAAAGGTCCAGAGCGCGGCGCTGCCGGTGTGGTCGCCGCTCGCCAAGGAGATGCCGCCCGACTACGCCAAGGCCGCCAAACATGGCGAGCAGATCCGCGCGGAGCTTGCGGCGGAGGGTGGTTCGCTGCTGGTGCTCGATCGCGAGTTCGAGACGCAGTCGGTCGATCCGATGTTCCTCGAGCCCGAAAGCGGCCTCGCCTGGTACGACAACAAGGCCAGCAATCTCGAGCTGGTGCTCGGCGTGCAGTCACCCTATGAGGCGGCAGAGTCGATCGCGCATCTGCTGGCCAAGGCCCGCGCGCCCTACAAGCCCGCGCATATCAATGCGCAGTTCGCCCATGTCGGCGGCGGCTTCGGCGGCCGCGACCACACGCCGTTCATTCTCTATGTCGCGCTCGCGGCGATCTGCTTTCCCGGCAAGCCGGTGCGGCTCGCCCATGACCGCTATCAGCAGTTCCAGGGCGGCATCAAGCGCCACCCGATCAAGATGCGCTCGCGGATCGGCATCGACCGCGCCAGCGGGACGATCAAGGCGTTTGCCGCCGATCACGTGCTCGACGGCGGCGGTCTCGCCAATTTCTCGGCCAACGTCGCCGTGGTCGCCGCCACCGGTGCGATCGGCATCTACGACATTCCAAAGGTCGACGTCACGACCGTGGCCCTGCATTCGCGCGGCGTCACCGCAGGCTCGATGCGCGGCTACGGCACGCTGCAAACCATGATTGCGCTGGAGGTGCTGATCGACGAGGCGGCAAGCGAGCTCAAGCTCGACCCGATCGAATTCCGCCGGCGCAATGCCTTGAAGCAGAACGGCCGGACCATGACGGGAAATCCGTACATCGTCTCGGTCCGCACACCGGAAATCCTCGACAAGCTCGAAAAGCATCCAATCTGGCAGCAGCGCGCGCGGTTCAAGCAAGGCGCATCCGACCGGCTGGTCGGTACCGGCGTTGCCTGCGTGACCAAGGACTACGGCTCCGGCGCGGATTGCTCGCTCGGGCGCGTCGAGCTGACCGCCGACGGCAAGATCGCGATCTTCTGCGACCACGTCGAGATGGGCAACGGCATCGGGACGGCGCTGGCGAACCGGGTGGCGAGCCATCTCGGCACGATTGCCGACGAGGTCTCGGTCGCCCGCGTCGACAGTTACGACGCGCTCGGTCTTGTCACCTCCGGTGATCCCTACACGATGGATCAGAAGACCCAGGACGCTGCCGGGAGGAATCCACGCTGGGTGCCGGCGATCAGCTCGGCGACATCGGCCTCGATCGGCGCGCATGTCGGCACGCATTCGTCTGCGGAGGCTGCCCGCGTCATCTTCCGCTTCGGCCTGTGGCCGGCAGCACTGGAGCTCTGGCGCATCCCGAAGACCGACGCTCGCGCAAAGCAATGGGCTAGCGCGCACTGGCAAAACGGCCAGCTCGTCATGCCCGGTCTCGAGCCACTTGCGCTGCCGGCGCTGGCGGCGACCGCCCACGCGCGCGGCTTCGTCACCGGGGCGGTTGCGCACAGCTTTTCTCGCTGGGCCTGGTCGCGCGCCCGCTTCCCGCTGTTCGGCGAGCAATACCGCGCCGACATCGACGCGCTCGCAATCCGCCGGGGCAACGGCAAGTTCGAGCGCATCAATCGCACCAGCGTCAAGTTTCCTCCGACCGACAACAACCGCATCGGCACCGCCTACACCTCGATGTGCGGCACGGTCGTCCGTGTCGAGATCGAGCGCGCGACGGGCGTCTTGCGCATCGCCAAGGCCTACAGCGTGTTCGAATGCGGCACCGCGCTCGTGCCCGAGGTCGTCATGGGCCAGGCCCATGGCGGCTTCGCGATGGGCGTCGGCTATGCGCTGCTCGAGACGCTGCCGCCGTTCGAGGGCGGTCCGGGCAACGGCGAATGGAATCTCGGACGCTACCTCGTCGCACGCGGCTCGGACCTCCCCTTGCGCGATCTCGAGATCGAGATGCTGAAACCGTTGACGCCGGACGAAGAGCCGAAAGGCATGGCGGAGGTCGTCATGATCCCGATCGTGCCGGCGCTCATCAACGCGATCCATGATGCCACCGGCCACCGTTTCCGCGCGCTGCCGGTGACACCAAGCCTTTTGAAGGGAGTGCTCGCGTGA
- a CDS encoding multicopper oxidase family protein, with protein MPAPRTPPTMGMVPETPVPAMDQPLVEPEVRRSVNGVLSTTLRCSYDYRQIGGVRLYVRSYEGGSPGPTLRMKPGDTLRIKMINDLPPNRDGLPADISHPHQFNNTNFHFHGSHVSPSGIADNVMRSMAPGHSYSIEITLPADHTRGTYWYHPHHHGSADIQMSSGMVGVAIIEGDFADVPEITAARERLLVLTQVVFDANGMIENFETLFPETATRFLAINGQRRPAIEMRPGEVQRWRILNAAYQDDMLLDLEKHDLHAIAYDGIQLGAVQPLKQLLIAPGQRADILVKAGGPGTYALNAAPYDQGHPSPVGPLARIVVSGAPMDMKLPRALPPAPLATIKDSEITNRRKVVLSATAPEADAAGHWQEFGFFIDGKKFDPTRIDHRVKLGAVEEWTIVNTHEHDDHVFHIHTNPFQVVSVAGKALATPEWRDSVIVERKGGQVVFRSRFLDFTGVFMLHCHMMNHEEMGMMQTVEVYKP; from the coding sequence ATGCCGGCGCCTCGCACGCCGCCGACGATGGGCATGGTGCCGGAGACGCCGGTTCCGGCCATGGACCAGCCGCTGGTCGAGCCCGAGGTGCGGCGGTCCGTCAACGGCGTACTGAGCACGACCCTGCGTTGCAGCTACGATTATCGCCAGATCGGCGGCGTCAGGCTCTATGTCAGATCCTATGAGGGCGGCAGTCCGGGCCCGACGTTGCGCATGAAGCCCGGCGACACACTGCGGATCAAGATGATCAACGACCTGCCGCCGAACCGCGACGGGCTGCCCGCCGATATCAGCCATCCCCACCAGTTCAACAACACCAATTTCCATTTCCACGGCTCGCATGTCAGCCCGAGCGGCATCGCCGACAACGTCATGCGCTCGATGGCGCCCGGCCACAGCTACAGCATCGAGATCACGCTGCCGGCCGATCACACCAGAGGCACCTACTGGTATCACCCCCACCACCACGGCAGCGCCGACATCCAGATGTCCAGTGGCATGGTGGGGGTCGCCATCATCGAGGGCGATTTCGCCGACGTTCCGGAGATCACGGCGGCGCGTGAGCGCCTCCTGGTGCTCACCCAGGTCGTCTTTGATGCCAACGGCATGATCGAGAATTTCGAGACGCTGTTCCCGGAGACAGCGACGCGGTTCCTCGCGATCAACGGGCAGCGGCGGCCGGCGATCGAGATGCGTCCCGGCGAGGTGCAGCGCTGGCGCATCCTCAACGCGGCCTATCAGGACGACATGCTGCTCGATCTGGAGAAGCACGACCTGCACGCGATTGCTTATGACGGCATCCAGCTCGGCGCCGTGCAGCCGCTGAAACAGCTTTTGATCGCGCCGGGCCAGCGCGCCGACATCCTGGTGAAAGCCGGCGGCCCTGGGACGTATGCCCTCAACGCGGCGCCCTACGATCAGGGTCATCCGTCGCCGGTCGGGCCCCTCGCGCGCATCGTGGTCTCGGGGGCGCCGATGGACATGAAGCTGCCGCGCGCTCTTCCGCCGGCGCCGCTCGCGACCATCAAGGACAGCGAGATCACCAACCGCCGCAAGGTGGTGCTGTCGGCGACAGCGCCGGAGGCCGATGCCGCCGGGCATTGGCAGGAGTTCGGCTTCTTCATCGACGGCAAGAAGTTCGATCCCACGCGTATTGATCATCGGGTCAAGCTTGGGGCGGTCGAGGAGTGGACCATCGTCAACACGCATGAGCATGACGACCACGTCTTCCACATCCACACCAACCCGTTCCAGGTGGTCTCGGTCGCCGGCAAGGCCTTAGCGACGCCGGAATGGCGGGATTCCGTGATCGTGGAGCGCAAGGGGGGCCAGGTCGTGTTCCGCTCGCGCTTCCTCGATTTCACGGGTGTCTTCATGCTCCACTGCCACATGATGAACCATGAGGAGATGGGCATGATGCAGACGGTCGAGGTCTATAAGCCCTAA